One Leptolyngbya ohadii IS1 genomic window carries:
- a CDS encoding CHAT domain-containing protein encodes MKRRKGRFWRFICIAGITAFLCGLTHGIPDRAIGATLPASSLTSTSIAPAATPQELPFSIAQISDSQTLLQQAQRLYEAGQYQQAIPLLQQAVLLHGTEENWLQQALALSNLSLTYQQLGQWTEATQAIETSLERLASLNRSPAQLSVLAQTLDIQGRLYLAQGQPDRALPVWQQAADVHQQSGNSLGAVQSQINQAEALQQLGLYRRAIAQLTEVAPALTEQPNSLSSIIALRSLGNALLVAGDLVQARQRLEQSLAIAQSFSDPAAPNELATSLLSLGNLTRAEALAQFSQQGRSIRDAIATPRNTAQPAYQTLLAALDLYQQAAEQAQTLQTRIQAQLNRLQLLIETQQWQAAQQLYPVIQAQLPALPPGRSTLEQQIQLAEIVMQRSEDWNLTPQIAQLLENVYQQASASSDRRTQSYALGMLGKLYELPQPEQAQTFTEKALSLSQAIGATDISYRWQWQLGRLLKAQGKRDAAIAAYDEAIRSIQALRNDLVSINRDVQFSFREAVEPAYREFVSLLLQPNAGAQQLIRAREIIEGLQIAELDNFFREACLDTQFQLDRVVEQENLSAAILYPIILDDRLEVIVKLPQQPLLHYTVSVSQETVETTVDRLLIELKRPFTTRNFQQLSQQMYEWLVQPIAPQLGNDSEGTTADRRIDTLVFVLDGTLRNIPMAALYDGNHYLVERYAVAVAPGLQLPDPKPLQSRKVQALVAGLSEARSNFPALTYVQQEVETIRSELVSTVLFNQSFTRSNLQQQIRSDAYSIVHIATHGQFSSNAEETFILAWDDPINVNELRNVLQARDLNAEPIELLVLSACQTAVGDRRAALGLAGIAVRAGSRSTIASLWNLDDESGAEFMSRFYQELLQHPISKAEALRRAQQALLQSPQYAAPRFWAPFILLGNWL; translated from the coding sequence ATGAAGCGCAGAAAAGGACGGTTTTGGCGGTTCATCTGCATTGCAGGCATCACGGCATTTCTCTGTGGGCTGACTCACGGTATTCCGGATCGGGCGATCGGGGCAACCCTTCCTGCGTCTAGCCTGACCTCGACTTCAATTGCGCCAGCAGCAACTCCGCAAGAACTCCCTTTCTCGATCGCCCAAATTTCTGATTCCCAAACCCTGCTGCAACAGGCTCAGCGGCTTTATGAGGCAGGACAGTATCAGCAGGCAATTCCGCTGCTTCAGCAAGCCGTTTTGCTCCACGGCACAGAGGAAAATTGGCTTCAGCAAGCCCTGGCACTCAGCAACCTTTCGCTGACCTATCAGCAGCTTGGTCAATGGACAGAGGCTACACAGGCGATCGAAACCAGCCTGGAGCGGTTAGCAAGCCTGAATCGGAGTCCGGCACAGCTTAGTGTTCTGGCGCAAACCCTTGATATTCAGGGGAGACTTTACCTGGCGCAGGGACAGCCCGATCGCGCCCTGCCGGTGTGGCAACAGGCAGCAGATGTCCATCAACAATCCGGCAATTCCCTGGGTGCCGTCCAGAGCCAGATCAATCAGGCGGAGGCATTGCAGCAGCTTGGCTTATACCGTCGTGCGATTGCCCAATTAACTGAAGTGGCTCCAGCCCTGACGGAGCAGCCCAACTCTCTTTCTAGCATCATTGCGCTTCGCAGCCTGGGAAATGCCTTACTCGTTGCGGGTGATCTGGTTCAGGCACGGCAGAGGCTTGAACAAAGCTTAGCGATCGCTCAGTCGTTTTCCGATCCCGCTGCCCCTAATGAATTGGCTACCAGTTTGCTCAGTCTCGGCAATTTAACCCGTGCCGAAGCCCTGGCGCAATTCAGCCAGCAGGGTCGCTCTATCCGCGATGCCATCGCCACACCGCGCAACACAGCCCAGCCCGCCTATCAAACATTGCTTGCAGCCCTCGATCTTTATCAGCAAGCAGCAGAGCAGGCACAGACGCTTCAAACTCGGATACAGGCGCAGCTCAATCGGCTTCAGCTCTTAATCGAGACGCAACAGTGGCAGGCTGCCCAGCAGCTCTATCCCGTGATCCAGGCACAGTTGCCAGCCCTTCCCCCCGGACGCAGCACCCTGGAGCAGCAGATTCAGCTTGCCGAAATTGTGATGCAGCGCAGCGAGGATTGGAACCTGACGCCTCAAATTGCCCAGCTTTTAGAAAATGTCTACCAGCAGGCTTCTGCTTCAAGCGATCGCCGAACCCAATCCTATGCGCTGGGAATGCTGGGCAAACTGTATGAGCTACCGCAGCCAGAACAGGCGCAAACCTTCACGGAAAAGGCTTTATCGCTGTCGCAGGCGATCGGCGCAACGGATATCTCCTATCGCTGGCAGTGGCAGCTTGGACGACTGCTCAAGGCACAGGGAAAACGGGACGCTGCGATTGCTGCTTACGATGAAGCAATTCGATCGATTCAGGCATTGCGGAATGATCTGGTGAGCATTAATCGGGATGTCCAGTTTTCGTTTCGCGAAGCGGTAGAACCCGCCTACCGAGAGTTTGTCAGCCTGCTGCTGCAACCGAATGCCGGTGCCCAACAGTTAATCCGCGCCAGGGAAATCATCGAAGGGCTACAGATTGCCGAACTCGATAATTTCTTTCGAGAAGCCTGCCTGGATACTCAGTTTCAGCTCGATCGTGTGGTGGAACAGGAAAATCTTTCCGCTGCTATTCTGTATCCCATCATTCTTGACGATCGGCTGGAGGTTATCGTCAAACTGCCCCAGCAGCCGCTTCTGCACTATACTGTCTCCGTATCTCAGGAAACGGTTGAAACCACCGTCGATCGCTTACTGATTGAGCTGAAACGCCCCTTCACGACGCGCAACTTCCAACAGCTCTCGCAGCAGATGTATGAGTGGCTAGTGCAGCCGATCGCCCCGCAGCTGGGCAACGATTCTGAAGGAACTACAGCCGATCGCCGAATCGATACCCTGGTCTTTGTTTTAGACGGAACGCTGCGAAATATTCCGATGGCGGCTCTGTATGATGGTAATCATTACCTGGTAGAGCGATACGCCGTTGCCGTTGCTCCCGGACTCCAGCTTCCCGATCCCAAGCCCCTTCAGTCTCGCAAGGTTCAAGCCCTGGTTGCCGGACTCAGCGAAGCCCGGTCGAATTTCCCTGCCCTGACCTATGTTCAGCAAGAGGTGGAAACTATTCGTAGCGAACTGGTTAGCACTGTCCTCTTCAATCAGAGCTTTACCCGCAGTAACTTACAGCAGCAGATCCGGTCTGATGCTTACTCGATCGTTCATATTGCAACCCACGGGCAATTTAGCTCAAATGCCGAGGAGACGTTTATTCTGGCGTGGGATGACCCGATTAACGTGAATGAACTCCGCAATGTGCTGCAAGCGAGAGACCTGAATGCAGAACCGATCGAATTGCTCGTCCTGAGTGCCTGTCAAACCGCAGTGGGCGATCGGCGGGCAGCGTTAGGGTTAGCAGGAATCGCAGTTCGGGCTGGATCAAGGAGTACGATCGCATCACTCTGGAATTTGGATGACGAATCGGGCGCAGAGTTCATGAGTCGCTTTTATCAAGAACTGCTTCAGCACCCTATCTCGAAAGCAGAAGCCCTCCGACGGGCGCAGCAAGCCCTCCTTCAATCCCCCCAATACGCAGCTCCCCGATTTTGGGCACCTTTTATCCTGTTGGGAAACTGGCTCTAG
- a CDS encoding DUF1822 family protein: MTQSNAFDMTLAIPLPIPQSAIARADRFAQYQPNPQKASQVRQNTLAVCVMQDYLQMMGIDSQLSGDSWNPVTQMMADVADLEVEGLGRLECRPVSPNGVACPVPPEVWHDRIGYVVVQINEPQREAQLLGFVETVEAEELPLSQLQPPENLLDHLDRLTHPATAAQPTIAAQTESQPLESQPLEPQSLEQVNRSLTSLSQWLQNRFQEGWETIDSLFSPRNQPAYGFRSSASTVEPSAVEPNSIRRAKRVNLSGQATAQPLILVVEILPHPEETAIRVQLHPELSAYLPSGVRLAVLDNMDSVFLQAESRSSDNYLQLEFSAATGEAFSVQVQSEGSIVTEAFVI; the protein is encoded by the coding sequence ATGACGCAAAGCAACGCATTTGATATGACTCTTGCCATTCCCTTACCGATTCCCCAATCTGCGATCGCCCGTGCCGATCGATTTGCCCAGTATCAGCCCAATCCGCAGAAGGCAAGCCAGGTTCGCCAGAACACCCTCGCCGTGTGCGTTATGCAGGACTATTTGCAGATGATGGGCATCGACAGCCAGTTGTCCGGCGATAGCTGGAATCCGGTCACTCAAATGATGGCAGACGTTGCCGATCTGGAAGTTGAGGGCTTAGGGCGGCTGGAATGTCGTCCAGTTTCCCCCAATGGGGTTGCCTGCCCCGTTCCGCCAGAGGTCTGGCACGATCGCATTGGCTATGTGGTAGTTCAAATCAATGAGCCGCAGCGGGAAGCCCAGCTCTTAGGCTTTGTGGAAACCGTGGAAGCAGAAGAACTGCCGCTGAGTCAGCTCCAGCCCCCTGAGAATTTGCTTGATCACCTCGATCGCCTCACCCATCCCGCTACTGCTGCCCAACCGACGATCGCCGCCCAAACCGAATCCCAACCGCTCGAATCCCAACCGCTCGAACCTCAATCACTCGAACAGGTTAACCGTTCGCTCACGTCCCTCAGTCAGTGGCTTCAGAATCGCTTTCAGGAAGGCTGGGAAACGATCGATTCTCTGTTCAGCCCGCGAAATCAGCCTGCCTACGGTTTTCGGAGCAGTGCCTCCACCGTGGAACCCAGTGCTGTGGAGCCAAATAGCATCCGACGCGCCAAGCGAGTTAATCTGAGCGGTCAGGCGACAGCGCAACCTTTGATTCTTGTGGTCGAAATTCTGCCCCATCCTGAAGAAACAGCGATCCGGGTTCAGCTCCACCCTGAACTGAGCGCCTATTTGCCGTCCGGTGTGCGGCTTGCGGTGCTGGACAACATGGACTCGGTGTTTCTCCAAGCCGAATCTCGCTCAAGCGATAACTATCTCCAGCTCGAATTTAGTGCGGCGACCGGAGAAGCGTTTAGTGTCCAGGTTCAGTCTGAAGGATCGATCGTGACCGAAGCCTTTGTGATTTAA